The nucleotide sequence aaataaacgaaccgGAGCGGCCATAAGGATTTATATACCACCGTGACGTCACGGCCAGGGCTTCTACGGTGAGCGGAATGGGACAAAAGTATTTGGCGCCGTAAaagcgatttaaaaaaaaagctgacgcgttattaaaaaaacttaaatatttATTATCCTGTCTTTTAAGTTTACACTTGCTCATTTCAGGAAATTAATCAAATGAGGGTGTCATTAGGCATATTAAATTTTTTAGATGAGATATTAAAAAGCTATGAGATAATTCTCAACTACAGTTTTAATGTCAAAATCCCATTTTCGATCCTATATTACAGAGGCTGATAAGGGACACCAtattaaatctgaaaaatgtaTCACAATGAGTAgttctggatggatggatggatgcccCGCCCCCTTTTAATACTTCAACACAGAAAATGCAAACGTCAACAATGGACATTTTAACTGACCAAGAAAAGAAATATGGTGAAGTCAGTGCCTCCTGTGTCCTGTAAATAGTATGGAATGACATGCGCAATTTAAGACCAACAacccacaacaacaaaatcaacaaaaagaaaaaaatacaacagaggAAAGATCTATAGAACACCATAATTAATTATATTCCTTTTCCGTCATCATCAGTATGAAGTGTAAGTTCAAAATAGTTCAAAAGCAGTCCTTCTGTACCAGTCTGTTTTACCAGCATTATGAAACCAGCATAAAGCAttatattacacacacacacacacacacacacacagtcttgtatttctatccttgtggggaccgtccattgactcccattcatatctagcccctaaccctgacccttaccctaaccctaacacacaccacaacaaagcctaaccctaaagaaatgtttttgcacttttacttttttcagtaacaacaacatggtcaagaaaacactgtttctcctacttaggaccggaaaaaggtccccacaaggcacgtcgttccacgttttgctatccttgtggggacatttggccccgacaaggatagaaatacaagaacacacacacacacacacacacacacacacacacacacacacacacacacacacacacacacacacacacacacacattgtgtgtGGGATTGTGAGGgatcaaaaaagaagaaactttacCCGTCCAAAACTTTTTTGCTTATactatgtatatatatatatatatatatatatatatatacatatatatatatatatatatatatatatatatatatatatatatatatatatatatatatatatgtacgtatatatatatatatgtatgtatgtacgtatatatatgtatgtatgtacgtatatatgtatgtatatatatatatatatatatatatatagtgtgtgtgtgtgtgtgtgtgtgtgtgtgtgtgtgtgtgtgtgtgtaaacgcTACATGCATGTTTACAAGCTATGTTACATTAAGATAAACGCTGAAATGAATGTTGAAAAGTGGCCAAAAATGAGTCTGTCAGCCATAAAGCTCATCGTGTTTTGAGTCCTGGAGGTAGACCACCGATAGGTGGCAGTGGCAcattaggtgtgtgtgtgtgtgtgtgtgtgtgtgtgtgtgtgtgtgtgtgtgtgtgtgtgtgtgtgtgtacgtgtgtcaTCAGTGCGCTGACCACGGTGCTGAAAAAGTCAGTTCGATATAATAAATTGTGAAATATAAGGTAATTTTCGGAAAAAAACCTAAgtatttcatgaaaacacatctaagaaataaaagaaatccatGGGATTCAGCATATTTAAAACAGCATAATAAGATTAACTTTGGAAATCGtgtagaaaaatagaaaaagggCGAATGTTGTAATTCCAACTCCATATCCCCCTAAAATTGCAAAATCCACACATTAAATAAGTTCAAAGAAAATCCAGTCGTCTGTTGACTTAAAGGAAAAtgttaaaagttgttttttggtttccctgCGCGCACACCAGTGTCTGAGCTGCCGAGTGGACAGTGGCAGATGAAACAGCCGGACTCTGCAACATCCTCGCTGACAAATGACGCATTTTCCATCACTGGTATAAATAAGCAGCATCATTCCCCCCCAGCTGCCGAGACTCGCAGTCCAGAGGAGCAGTGCCACCGTCCTCTATGCGCTCCATAAGGTGCCACCGCGTGACGCGCACCGGGCTCTCCGCGGAGTGACCGCAGCTCCCGACTTCCACCCCGCGATGGAGGGATCCAACAACACGACCGGCTGGCATCACTTCGACAACTCCACCGACAGAGTCCCGCTGCCTGAAGGCGAGGAGGTGAGACTGAGCTACCAGGTGGTCACGTCCTTCCTCCTCGGCGCGCTCATCCTGTGCGCAATCTTTGGGAACGCGTGCGTCGTCGCGGCCATCGCGCTGGAGCGCTCCCTCCAGAACGTGGCCAACTACCTGATCGGCTCTCTGGCCGTCACCGACCTGATGGTGTCGGTGCTGGTGCTGCCGATGGCGGCGCTCCAGCAGGTGTTGAACCGGTGGACTCTGGGGCAGGTGCCGTGCGACATCTTCATTTCCCTGGACGTGCTGTGCTGcacctcctccatcctgcaCCTGTGCGCCATCGCTCTGGACAGATACTGGGCGATCACCGAGCCGATAGAATACATGAAGAAGAGGACGCCGCGGAGAGCCGCGGTCCTCATCAGCGTCACCTGGCTCGTGGGCTTCTCCATCTCGGTGCCGCCCATGCTCGTCATGCGCTCCCAGCCGAGCAGCATTGAGGACCGCGAGCAGTGCAAGATCAGACAGGACCTGTGGTACACCATATACTCCACGTTCGGAGCCTTCTATATCCCTCTGACGCTCATGCTGGTTTTATACGGGCGGATTTTCAAAGCTGCCCGGTTTCGGATCAGGAGGACTGTGTGCAAAacggagaagaagaaagtgtcCGACTCCTGCTTGGCGCTCTCGCCCGCGCTCTTCCACAAAAAGACTCACGGAGACGCGCAGGGCAAGAGCTGGAAGAGCAGCGTGGAGCCGCGGCCGCTGCCGAGCGCCAACGGCGCGGTCAAGCACGCGGAGGACGGGGAGTCCCTGGAGATCATCGAGGTCCACAGCAACTCCAGGTGCAACCTGCCGCTGCCCAACACCCCGAGCTCCGTGCCGCTGTTCGAGAGCCGGCACGAGAAGGCGACGGAGGCGAAGCGCAAGATCGCGCTGGCGCGCGAGCGCAAGACGGTGAAGACCCTGGGCATCATCATGGGCACCTTCATCCTCTGCTGGCTGCCGTTCTTCATCGTCGCCCTCGTGACGCCCTTCTGCAAGGACTCGTGCTTCATGCCGCACTGGCTGGAGGCGGTCATCAACTGGCTGGGCTACTCCAACTCTCTGCTCAACCCCATCATTTACGCGTACTTCAACAAAGACTTCCAGAGCGCGTTCAAGAAAATCATAAAGTGTCATTTCTACAGACCGTGAtggtttctctttctttctcctttttttttttttaaacttgtttcttttttgaaaatctTGTTTTGTCACTATAAACTCACCGGACGACACCCGGAGGTGAAGCGCGGCGCGTCCTCCAAACCAAACGCCTATAAAAGTGATTGTTCTGCGTTCATGAATGATGCTGAAAAAAGAGGGCTGGTACAGATTAATGTGGCTCATCATTGTTCATGTATCCTCAGAAGTCCGTAGTCTATGCATAGATGAAGCTGTGATCGTTTGATTGAAGCTCTGTGTTCCTCATCATAATGTCTCAATAAAGAATTacttttggactttttttgaGGTCGTTATTTGGGTTTCTATCAGGAATTTTATATTTGAATATGggttaattgtttttattgtatttttattagctatatttattgatttattaatAATTTTATTAGTATATGTTAAATATAAGGCGGATGCTATAATAATATAACATCAATATTTGGAGAATgtgattgttcttttttttggatCTGTTGCAGAACataatgtaaaatatatttaaaaaaaatcatttttccaGCATAGGTTGGAAAACATTGAAAACCCATGCAAGGGCAGAAAATCAATTTCCACAGATCATAATCATATAATAATATACTTATAATTAAAACCGTTTGCAGATTCCAGTAAAAGACACAAATTAAATAAGTGAAACTGGAAAATATGCAGGTAAGGAAATAATTGGGTTTATGAAGTTTATTCAGATGAAGGTGACACAAAATCAGCTATTTTAAAAGAATACATATTATACTGTGACACTGTTGGGAAGATTACTATAAATTGAGCAAAAGCACATCAGATCACTGCCAGAGATTAATATGTTTTTAGGTTGATCATGTGGTTCATTAGCTCTATAAATACACAGTTTAATGTTtagaatagaatacaatagagttaaaatatcaataaaacacaaaaaagataaaTGATATGTGCAAAGAGCACTTTGGTGGTCCATCCTACTCTCTGGTGAGCTGATCGGGGTCCAGGGACTCGCTGTGGAAGCTCATCAATGGGAtctgaacctgcaaccttctgacATGTTGTCTGTAGGAAACTCTGCTCTTTTTAAACCTCCATCCCGATCAGTCACTCCTCACTCACTGGATCACTTATCTTCAGCTCAAATTATTTGATTTCCTCCTAGAAATAGTTTATTGTCACCACCTTGGACCACACTGCAGCAGATAATAGAATATGTCACACTGACAGAGGGTGTGCAGGCGGGTCTCAGGTTTTATAAGAGCCTTTCTGAAACGGAGGCCTCGTCATCCTCCTGAGCCCTAAAACGGATTCCTGCGGGAGAGCACCACCTGTGCTCTGATCCCCACATGTCATGGGCAGCAGGATCTGCCGTGTCTCAAAGCAAAGACGATCCTCATTAGAGTGTGAGGAATGCATCCCGTCATTCCAGCGGATGAGGCGGGGAGAGCCAGCGAAAACCCTCGGACGAGGCGACCTGCACAGACCAGAGACGAAACACAGACCGGACGGCGTGCGGCCCTTCCCCTCCGCCACTCTCACCCTAAGGAGGGGCAGGAAGGCGGCGCACAGATGGATGCTGGAGAGGTGGTCGCCATAGCGACAGATGGCAGATACAAACTCCGGGGGCCGAGGGGCAATTACCTGATCAAAGGCGCTGCCGCGACACGGGAATACAGAGGTGTGCACGAGGGCCCGCACAGCTGGCTGCTTCCTCAGACAATAAGCAGGTGGGGGTTCTTCTAAAACATGTATTTGCTGCCCGTCGCTGCTGAGTTCTACAAATGCCAAGCTTAGTTTTTTCAATAGCCATCAGCCCCAGTTAGGGTTTTTACCCTTTAAGTACAGTAGGAGTGATGTGACTGGATTACAATCAGATCATGGAATGAGCTTCAGAGAGCTTGGAGGTAAAAGGAATCATGggaaaataaaagcaatgaGACATGAAATGACACATGACACCAAAGCAATCACTTCATTTAATGATGTTTTAGAATAAAATCTGatcataaaacaaataaatcttgAGCAAAATGTTCATGGtgtcatgaattaaaaaaaaagggaaaaaggcaCACAGAGCTTATTAAATCCTGCTTCCGAGGGGACAGGATGAGCTACATAGAGGGAGAGTAGGAGTTCTGGCACATGACCAGCATTTTGGAATAAAGCAATGAATAGGAATGTCAGCCTATGGTTCTCTGATTTTGACTATTCTTGTTTAAAATCCATCTTTTGTGTGCCAGTCAGTTTTAAAGAAGCGTAATACTGATCACAGGAGTGTTGATCTGAGTGTATttccagaaaataaaacacaagatTAAGAAATGTACAGTTCAGCATGTGATTACCAGCCTCCAGTCTATTTGGAAATAAAACCAAAATCAGCAGCAAGAACATTTTGTTGACACGGTTTCACAGTGAACTGGTTTCCTGACCTCTGCTTTCGAAGTGTCAGTGACTGATTTTGTCTCGGCAGAGAATTTAAAATCAGACGTAGCGACTCGATGAAACCAATTTAAAGGCAGTTCGATCGTGTTTGCGGACGAGACGGGATTCACTCCCTGCATGACCACCGCCGAGCGCGCTAGGCCGTGAATCGGTCGGCgtgttggaggaggtgaagagcgTGGATTAAATTCCAGCCGCTCACTCAGATTTCCTCCGAGGGGCTGCCAGCGGCGTTCTCCTGTCAGAGGAATCACATTATGGGATTCCACAACCTGACTGCACCCAGGCGTTGAATATAGCCTccattttctttacttttttgagttagcttcatttcaaactgcTTGAAAGGAGTGTGAACAAGCCGgtttttaacaacaacaactgtTTGGATGGGATGTCATTTTCACCCGTTGTGTGGAGATGGATTCCTGGTCATGCGCCGGCGTCTCTCTTGGAGCAAATGAGCGGAGCCCGGGCCGCCGAGTCGTGATGTTTCAGCGCCGGGCCCGTCCATCTGTAATGAAATCACCACTCACTTTCACATCTTTATTAAATCAGCCCCGCCAACCTGAGCAGGCCGGGGCTcagcctccctctgcttttgtcTCCCGCTTCGATTACATTCCAGTGATTGAATTCGATTTAGCAAATCTCAACAGGTGTTTTAAAGTGCCGGATTTGGGACATGCGGTTTcacatttctcttttctttttcttttttttgcctgaTTGGACTCAAATGGGGGAAATGGATCGCTTGGAAGAATCTATCTCAGGATCTGTTGCCACAATTCACTTAGTTTGATCAAATCTATCGTTTGCTGTTTCTGTTCATTCACAAgctgttcctcttcctctccgccGTCCTTTCATAAATCCTGAGGCCGGATCTGGCCGGAGTTGACCCCCGTGACCCTGCAGCAGGTGTCAGCCCTGTCACTTCCAGGACTTTCACTCTCACTCACTTTGAGTGGGACATCAAACAGCAGCTCGCCGTTTGTTGTTTGACTGCTTGAAACCTTCCGCAGGTGTTCCGACTCCCCTCTAGCGGATTCACAGAGCAAAAAGCTGAAAGTCACCAAGACAACGCCAGCTTCTAGTGAGAACTCATTcacaaactgtattttttttcaggcaaAGACGCACGCAAAAGGTAGAAGTTATTTCAGACTTGAAGAATAGGGCTGGTTTCAAAAGCATGATAATAATCATTTGTTGGATTTACAGTATTAGGAGGTcatatttattgaaataaacAGCTATTTCAATCAAAAACTCCTTTATAGGTCGCAGCTCCAGATTCACATTTCTTGTATAAAAAGTTTAAATCTGAAGGTTATTACAGCACAAGAGTCACTTCAGTTCTGCACAATGCAGCTTTAAGCTGGCACCCGTGGACATATGACGTCCCTCTTGGTCACTTTTGTCCATCAAAGAGAAAAAGTGATGTTTGTTGTGCCGTGACGCCAGCAGCTCATTGTTTCCTCAGATGGGAGGGATTTCCTGAGCCGCTGCTCCGCCAGGAGGAACCTCCCTCCCTGTTCCGCCTCCTTCTCTGTTTCACTCCTTTTCTGCATCCATCTCGCTCCAGCAGAGAAACCGCGTCTCGGCGCTGCTGTGGCGCCAGACGCATGTGGTTTTTATCAAGTTTCCTCGACATGGAGTCCTGACCAAACAAGATTTAAAGAAGGTCGTTGATGCAATTTTTTCCAATCGACTGGATTATTGTCATGAGGTGTTTACAGTTTGATGAACATCAAGCTGCAGGGCTGAGACCCTCCAATCAATgacaaaacacatcatttcTTCTGGTTGTGTATGATATAAAGGAAGTTTTGTTGCTATTCTCATAATTTCTAGATCTACTAAACAATCAGGAGTTCTAAAAATGATAATTTTAACCAATTTTAACTTAGATGAACATGAAGGAGTTACATTATGAGCATTGCCGTGGCTTTTCAGGACCTGATTTCAAAAGAACAAAAGCAATGTTTATATGatgtttcaagggaaaatgggacatttttgtgtttccatttcacaaaagtttcacgctgacacagcaacgttttggaAAACCACGTCCATTTGCACAGGAATGGTAGAACATGATAGCGGGAGCCTTTTCACAGAGCATTCGTCCTTAACCTCAGCTGTTTTTCACATCACATTTCATGTTGCGTGCCAATAAAAATGTCTGTAATTTGCAGTCGAAAAAGTCTTCATGGAGAAGTGAAGAGCCTGCTGATGCCGATCCAGAACATTATTAACCTGCtctgcttgctttttttttttttagtatatttttttgaaatataGTGTTTTTCAAAAGTATAATTTTTTCCCAGAGCTCATTTCTTGCTCTCCAGAGCTCGTCTGTAATGCCGATGCCACGGGGCAGGCCCGTTGACTTTCTGCATGTGTATCTTGTGAATAATTTGCTCCTTCGTGGCCAAACGGAGACTTGAGCAAATGAACTGGAGTTCTGTGCAGGAGCGCTGTTGACAAACAGGTAGCGGCGTCTGCGCTGTGTTTCTATGGAAATCCCGCTGTCTGCCTAACAAGCTGTTAAGATGAATTTCCCTTCAATATTTAACCATGTTTCCCCCTACTGGCCTCTCATTTCATTTGAGGATTCATGAGGGGAGCTCTTCCACTCGAtggctgtttgtttctttctgccGGCCGGGCTGAAAACTGAGACTTTGCGTGACATGTTTCTTTATTCTTGACCGTACGAGGGGCCGCTAACGAAGCCTCCGTCTCCACGCTAAAAGCCGGGTGATTCAATCTGTGCATGCACTCCTGCGTTGTCTCCCAATTGACTGTAAGCTGAGGAGAAAAACCATTTACTACTATATACTTTAGAGGCAATAACATCAAATGAGAGGATGTGGAGCGAGGATGaatatgaatgtgtgtttatatgtcaGAATGTCGTTGCACACTTGAAATACCGTAATCAATAAAGCCAAGGAATACTGTTTTCACTACAATTCAACGTAACTGGTTAAAGTGAATCAATAAAAGCATCTACAAACAGTCAATTTGTATGTTATTGTTTTTACAATCTGTGAACAAACAGAGCTGGAAGTGTCTTTCGTTACATTTGTGCTGATTGTTTGACCAGGAAATATCCAAGTTtgaaaaattcaatcaaaatgATTCAGTTTATTAGAATCACACATGAAATTAATTCAAAGCACATGTAAATCGAACcttgaacattttttaaaaggatTGCAGATAAATAATTCCACACATAGAGTACATTCagaaaaactgatcaaaaaCTGTTGCTGTTTTGTATAAACCTATTGATCTGTCAAGAAGGAAAAGATAGCATATTCTCTGTTTTTCACTTCTATATTTTTAGGTTGCACTGATAGCACTTTTTAGAGTACGGGTACTAACCTTTAGCCACTTGCTA is from Salarias fasciatus chromosome 7 unlocalized genomic scaffold, fSalaFa1.1 super_scaffold_4, whole genome shotgun sequence and encodes:
- the htr1ab gene encoding 5-hydroxytryptamine (serotonin) receptor 1A b — translated: MEGSNNTTGWHHFDNSTDRVPLPEGEEVRLSYQVVTSFLLGALILCAIFGNACVVAAIALERSLQNVANYLIGSLAVTDLMVSVLVLPMAALQQVLNRWTLGQVPCDIFISLDVLCCTSSILHLCAIALDRYWAITEPIEYMKKRTPRRAAVLISVTWLVGFSISVPPMLVMRSQPSSIEDREQCKIRQDLWYTIYSTFGAFYIPLTLMLVLYGRIFKAARFRIRRTVCKTEKKKVSDSCLALSPALFHKKTHGDAQGKSWKSSVEPRPLPSANGAVKHAEDGESLEIIEVHSNSRCNLPLPNTPSSVPLFESRHEKATEAKRKIALARERKTVKTLGIIMGTFILCWLPFFIVALVTPFCKDSCFMPHWLEAVINWLGYSNSLLNPIIYAYFNKDFQSAFKKIIKCHFYRP